From the genome of Dehalobacter sp. 12DCB1, one region includes:
- the rfbG gene encoding CDP-glucose 4,6-dehydratase — protein MNNQFWIGKKVLITGHTGFKGGWLSLLLQNKGAEILGYALEPPTQPNLFTQVDLEHHMASVSGDIRDIEHLKKVIADFKPEIIFHLAAQSLVRESYRNPRETFEINIMGTVNLLDAVRECDSVRAIVNVTSDKCYENKEWVWSYRENDPIGGRDPYSCSKGCSELITSSFRQSFLNELGISVASVRAGNVIGGGDWSQERLVPDIMKAIIDNAKPVIRNPLAIRPWQYVLEPLSGYILLAEKLFMNGIKYGEPWNFGPPDSHVVTVEELTNLALQEWGTSLYYEYDQSKAPYETQVLKLDSSKARMLLGWETKLDILDTIKWTVDWYHAYAFGDNLRQISLEYIRKYEKIRGE, from the coding sequence ATGAATAATCAATTCTGGATTGGCAAAAAAGTATTGATCACCGGACATACCGGGTTTAAGGGCGGATGGCTATCTTTGCTTCTGCAAAACAAGGGCGCAGAAATCTTAGGATATGCTCTTGAGCCTCCAACCCAGCCGAATCTTTTTACGCAAGTTGACCTGGAACATCATATGGCTTCTGTCTCTGGGGACATTCGCGATATAGAACATTTGAAAAAAGTAATCGCGGATTTTAAGCCCGAAATCATTTTTCATCTAGCAGCCCAGTCACTTGTGAGGGAATCATATCGAAACCCCAGGGAAACATTTGAAATTAATATAATGGGAACGGTCAATCTTCTGGATGCTGTCAGGGAGTGCGACAGCGTACGGGCAATCGTCAATGTTACGAGCGACAAGTGCTACGAAAATAAGGAATGGGTTTGGAGCTACAGAGAAAACGATCCAATCGGAGGACGTGACCCTTATAGCTGCAGCAAAGGGTGCAGTGAACTGATTACAAGTTCTTTTCGCCAGTCCTTTTTGAACGAATTGGGTATTTCTGTTGCTTCTGTCCGGGCAGGTAATGTTATTGGTGGTGGAGACTGGAGTCAGGAAAGATTAGTTCCTGATATCATGAAAGCGATCATTGATAACGCAAAACCGGTCATTAGAAATCCATTGGCGATAAGACCCTGGCAGTATGTGCTCGAGCCTTTGTCGGGATATATCTTGTTGGCAGAGAAACTCTTTATGAACGGCATAAAGTATGGGGAACCATGGAACTTTGGCCCTCCCGACAGTCATGTGGTAACAGTAGAGGAATTGACGAATTTAGCGCTGCAAGAATGGGGAACCAGTCTGTACTATGAATATGATCAAAGCAAAGCACCTTATGAAACACAGGTGTTGAAGTTGGATAGTTCGAAAGCCAGGATGCTTCTCGGCTGGGAAACGAAGCTTGATATTTTGGACACTATAAAATGGACGGTCGACTGGTACCACGCTTATGCGTTTGGAGATAATTTAAGACAAATAAGTCTGGAATATATTCGGAAATATGAAAAAATAAGGGGAGAGTAG
- the rfbF gene encoding glucose-1-phosphate cytidylyltransferase, producing the protein MKCVILAGGLGTRLSEETTIRPKPMVEIGGHPVLWHIMKIYSSYGINEFIICLGYKGYVIKEYFANYYLHQSDITFDLKNNEMHIHNNTSEPWKVTLIDTGQDTMTGGRLKRIRDYVGRETFCFTYGDGLCNVNIQELIQFHLEQRGKATLTAVNPPARYGMLEFSTNKNRIRKFKEKPEGEDSWINGGYFVLEPEIFDYISGDDIAWETEPLEELAKEKKLFAFKHDGFWLPMDTLRDKIRLEDLWNSGQAPWVTWQ; encoded by the coding sequence ATGAAATGTGTTATTCTTGCTGGAGGACTTGGAACAAGGCTATCAGAGGAAACTACAATAAGGCCTAAGCCTATGGTTGAGATAGGAGGGCATCCGGTTCTTTGGCATATTATGAAAATCTATTCTTCTTATGGTATTAATGAGTTTATTATTTGCCTTGGCTATAAAGGATATGTCATCAAAGAGTATTTTGCAAATTATTATTTGCACCAATCTGATATTACGTTTGATTTAAAAAACAACGAGATGCATATTCATAACAATACCAGTGAACCGTGGAAAGTAACGCTTATTGATACAGGTCAAGATACAATGACTGGAGGAAGATTAAAGCGAATTCGGGACTATGTCGGTCGAGAAACATTTTGCTTTACCTACGGTGATGGGTTATGTAATGTAAATATTCAGGAGTTGATTCAATTTCATCTTGAACAGCGAGGGAAGGCTACGTTAACAGCGGTTAATCCTCCTGCAAGATATGGTATGCTAGAATTTAGTACGAATAAAAATAGAATCAGGAAATTTAAAGAGAAGCCTGAAGGGGAAGACAGCTGGATTAATGGCGGCTATTTTGTGCTCGAACCTGAAATATTCGACTACATTTCCGGCGATGATATAGCCTGGGAGACCGAGCCTTTAGAGGAATTGGCCAAAGAGAAGAAACTATTTGCATTTAAACATGATGGTTTTTGGCTTCCCATGGATACTTTAAGGGACAAGATAAGACTCGAAGACTTATGGAACAGTGGGCAGGCTCCGTGGGTGACTTGGCAATGA
- a CDS encoding glycosyltransferase family 2 protein, whose amino-acid sequence MYNDAVNPLVSIVILGYNHLDYTKLAIDSIYQYSEGIDFELITVNNGSFDGTKEYFDSLPNKKKIHLDNNVGPVNGFNIGLKAAEGKYIAGVCNDFIFTKDWLKNLILCMESDEEIGFVAPAASNVSNFQQIPGNYKNIEEMQDFARAFNHSDPDKWEERVRLMPTVLFVKREVLDLVGYYDPKFYFGEFADDDMSFRIRRAGYKLVFAADTFTFHFGSITTGAGQKENKSLEVSRQFFIDKYNLDAWTDVHYDFDLLNLVDYEEAKGKSDIRILGIDPRCGATILQLKNKLRNQGQRDVQLFAFTKVYKYMTDLDTICQSAICGDYRDISKKFANEKFDYVVIGEPAQYYDQFIDLIGTLKTLLKENGQIILSVNNTMRYDLLLSMMAGMETGIAQNGYVKVFDLVSMEKELMALGVQVKKVTIDTNEVEGDDKVFMDNLADVFPEQAREVVKLRMKANRYFFSLWLA is encoded by the coding sequence ATGTACAATGATGCTGTAAACCCTTTAGTGAGTATTGTCATTCTGGGATATAATCATCTCGATTATACAAAGCTAGCCATTGACAGCATTTATCAATATTCTGAAGGAATTGATTTTGAATTAATTACGGTCAATAATGGTTCGTTTGATGGTACAAAGGAGTACTTTGACAGCTTACCCAATAAGAAAAAAATCCATCTGGATAATAACGTGGGACCAGTTAATGGGTTCAATATTGGGTTGAAGGCTGCTGAAGGCAAGTATATTGCCGGTGTCTGTAATGATTTTATATTTACAAAAGATTGGCTAAAAAATCTTATCTTATGCATGGAATCTGATGAAGAAATTGGTTTTGTTGCTCCAGCGGCTAGCAATGTAAGTAATTTTCAACAGATACCTGGCAATTATAAGAATATTGAGGAAATGCAGGACTTTGCAAGAGCATTTAATCATTCAGATCCGGATAAATGGGAAGAGCGTGTTCGGCTGATGCCAACAGTTCTTTTTGTGAAAAGAGAAGTCTTAGATCTCGTAGGTTATTACGATCCGAAATTCTACTTTGGCGAATTTGCCGATGACGATATGAGCTTCAGAATTCGCAGAGCGGGATATAAACTGGTTTTTGCCGCTGATACCTTCACGTTCCATTTTGGATCGATTACCACGGGCGCAGGGCAAAAGGAAAACAAGTCTCTGGAGGTTAGCCGTCAATTTTTTATAGATAAATATAATCTTGATGCCTGGACAGATGTTCATTACGATTTTGATTTGCTTAATCTTGTCGATTATGAAGAGGCTAAGGGGAAAAGCGATATTCGAATTCTTGGGATTGATCCAAGATGCGGTGCGACAATCTTACAGCTGAAAAACAAGTTAAGAAATCAAGGACAGCGGGATGTACAGCTTTTTGCATTTACCAAAGTTTACAAATATATGACCGATCTGGATACAATCTGTCAAAGTGCAATTTGTGGAGATTATCGCGATATCAGCAAAAAATTCGCGAATGAAAAGTTTGATTATGTTGTCATTGGAGAACCAGCACAATATTATGATCAATTTATTGATTTAATTGGAACTTTGAAGACGTTATTAAAAGAAAACGGACAAATCATTTTATCCGTAAATAATACGATGCGATATGATCTGTTATTAAGCATGATGGCAGGAATGGAAACAGGTATTGCCCAAAACGGATATGTCAAGGTATTTGATCTTGTCAGTATGGAAAAAGAATTAATGGCTTTAGGCGTTCAAGTTAAAAAAGTAACCATTGACACGAATGAAGTTGAGGGAGATGACAAAGTATTTATGGATAATTTAGCGGATGTCTTTCCTGAACAGGCTAGAGAAGTTGTGAAGTTAAGGATGAAGGCCAACAGGTATTTTTTTAGCCTTTGGTTAGCGTAG
- a CDS encoding glycosyltransferase codes for MKLSIGMMVKNEEKNLKRCLESLKPLLNAVSSELIIVDTGSMDQTVEIAKKYTNKVYFHPWENDYSKMRNITVQYTRGDWFMFVDADEELRGYEAIVQFITSKVSKNINAAAIQIDNIFQTNNTSKVGTGVVTRLFRKTAKFGFQGVIHEEPIFEPPLAVLDAQLLHYGYPADDPELRERKLKLYEPILLQAIEKDPDNVGLLFYLSNTIATFKNHKDALDPAVRAYETAKRKNMDPVEYFYVYSTLAMLYNDNGEYKKTVELAQEGLKYREWAIDLWFCLAKAQGMLKQYQEAIASYQKYLYYVENYDQFRGKDPRIISNSFSHKDDVYYDLAVMYKEIDQKEDALEALEKLETIEMIEKAVPHQISLYLSLEKYQEIKCFYNKISKFAKKDLEKSFCLALETLLFSEDEIKREEVARLFHNEDSEYGLLNTIRLWGQKNVTNQLLSGIKSLSLSELGFYYGDIFYFVTKMKLPLNSVNLEIQEQELELLFKYLTEKYPDFDEVCDVYLQSRDQDAPLEEQRVHKILRRIMLQAENLDEEKYDQVLDRYIHEGIGYIRRIYRPELFENDKPYLLANKEEIFFYCLDKAHFVENSDQAQYVRYLKKALLEYPDMKKGIEVLLDRLTKKIDVQTQPAVSTEMQEYARIVKANLKQFIQNGMFKEAREIIQAYEEIIPNDPEIAEFKADMEDN; via the coding sequence TTGAAATTAAGCATCGGTATGATGGTGAAAAATGAAGAAAAAAATCTGAAAAGATGTTTAGAAAGCCTTAAGCCACTTTTAAACGCAGTTTCTTCGGAACTCATCATTGTTGATACAGGATCAATGGATCAAACAGTGGAAATTGCCAAAAAATATACGAATAAAGTATACTTCCATCCCTGGGAAAATGACTATTCAAAAATGAGGAATATAACGGTGCAGTACACCCGGGGGGACTGGTTCATGTTTGTAGATGCCGATGAAGAACTGAGAGGATATGAAGCAATCGTTCAATTTATCACATCAAAGGTTTCTAAAAATATTAATGCGGCAGCGATTCAGATTGATAATATTTTTCAAACCAATAATACCAGTAAAGTTGGGACTGGCGTGGTCACGCGTTTATTTCGCAAAACAGCAAAATTTGGTTTTCAAGGTGTTATTCATGAAGAGCCGATCTTCGAACCACCGCTGGCAGTTCTTGATGCCCAGTTGCTGCATTATGGTTATCCGGCCGATGATCCGGAGCTTAGGGAACGAAAGCTCAAACTTTATGAGCCTATACTGCTGCAAGCCATAGAGAAGGATCCAGATAATGTCGGTTTATTATTTTATCTTTCCAACACGATTGCTACGTTTAAAAACCATAAAGACGCTTTGGATCCTGCGGTAAGAGCTTACGAAACAGCCAAAAGAAAGAACATGGACCCTGTGGAGTATTTTTATGTTTACAGTACCCTTGCTATGCTATACAACGATAACGGAGAGTACAAGAAAACAGTAGAACTAGCGCAGGAAGGCCTGAAATACAGGGAATGGGCCATTGACTTATGGTTTTGTCTTGCTAAAGCCCAAGGGATGCTGAAACAATACCAGGAAGCAATTGCAAGTTACCAGAAGTATTTATACTATGTGGAAAATTATGATCAGTTTCGAGGAAAAGATCCGAGAATTATCTCAAACTCATTTTCTCATAAAGACGATGTTTACTATGATTTAGCTGTAATGTACAAGGAGATAGACCAGAAAGAAGATGCACTGGAAGCACTCGAGAAGCTCGAGACCATTGAAATGATTGAAAAGGCTGTCCCTCATCAAATTTCACTTTACTTAAGTCTTGAAAAATATCAAGAAATAAAATGCTTCTATAATAAAATAAGCAAATTCGCAAAAAAAGACTTGGAAAAAAGTTTCTGTTTAGCTCTGGAGACTTTATTGTTTAGTGAGGACGAGATAAAGCGGGAAGAAGTGGCCCGACTTTTCCATAATGAGGATTCGGAGTATGGCTTATTAAACACAATCAGGCTTTGGGGGCAGAAAAACGTGACTAACCAGCTTCTGAGCGGGATTAAGAGCCTTTCGCTTAGTGAGCTTGGGTTTTATTATGGCGATATTTTCTATTTTGTTACGAAAATGAAGCTCCCTTTAAATAGTGTCAACCTTGAAATTCAAGAGCAGGAACTGGAATTGTTGTTCAAATATTTAACTGAAAAATATCCGGATTTTGACGAAGTATGTGATGTATATCTGCAAAGTCGGGATCAAGATGCCCCCCTTGAAGAACAACGGGTCCATAAAATATTACGGAGGATCATGCTTCAAGCGGAGAACCTTGATGAAGAAAAGTACGATCAGGTACTGGACAGATACATCCATGAGGGTATCGGTTATATCAGGAGAATCTACAGGCCGGAACTATTTGAAAATGACAAACCTTATCTTCTAGCCAATAAGGAAGAAATATTCTTCTACTGTCTTGATAAAGCCCATTTCGTAGAAAATTCCGATCAGGCCCAATATGTAAGGTATTTGAAAAAAGCACTTCTTGAGTATCCTGACATGAAAAAAGGGATAGAAGTGCTTTTGGACAGGCTGACGAAAAAAATAGACGTTCAGACGCAGCCTGCAGTCAGCACTGAAATGCAGGAGTATGCGCGGATTGTGAAAGCCAATCTGAAACAGTTTATCCAAAACGGGATGTTCAAAGAAGCCAGGGAGATTATTCAGGCCTATGAGGAAATTATCCCGAATGATCCGGAAATTGCTGAATTTAAAGCTGATATGGAGGATAATTAA